Proteins from a single region of Mycoplasmopsis edwardii:
- the cas1 gene encoding type II CRISPR-associated endonuclease Cas1 — MTKKVIEISQSEYVSYFLNSLIVKTESQRVIIPISQIDTVLITNPRCTISVPLINELVNQNVNIIMCDSKFKPTVQISPINGYYSNKNFLSQIKWDQDFKGSNWKQIIKLKILNYTKLIHFFDISNTEDIEKLVWYYEAVLDHDKTNAEGHAAKLTFKILYGSEFTRDDESIINSFLDYGYTVLMTYVSRSIVKNGLDNRIGIFHKSFNNHFALSSDVMEPLRPIIDKLVYSHIQSYDKKDFMLFKKDLFCLFEEKIKVNNSLLTVNEYIDKLIKKMILNDINIEEFVIEWE, encoded by the coding sequence ATGACAAAGAAAGTAATCGAAATTTCACAAAGTGAATACGTTTCATATTTTTTAAATTCTTTAATTGTTAAAACAGAAAGCCAAAGAGTAATAATACCTATTTCACAAATTGATACAGTTTTAATTACTAATCCAAGGTGCACAATTTCTGTGCCCCTTATTAACGAGCTTGTAAATCAAAATGTTAATATCATTATGTGTGATTCAAAATTTAAGCCAACTGTTCAAATTTCACCAATTAATGGGTATTATTCAAATAAGAATTTTCTTTCGCAAATAAAATGAGATCAGGATTTCAAGGGATCCAATTGAAAGCAAATAATTAAGTTAAAGATACTTAATTACACAAAGTTGATACACTTTTTTGACATTTCTAATACAGAAGATATCGAGAAGTTAGTTTGATATTATGAAGCAGTATTAGATCACGATAAAACTAATGCAGAAGGCCATGCTGCTAAATTAACTTTTAAGATTTTATATGGTAGTGAATTTACAAGGGATGATGAGAGTATTATTAATTCATTTTTAGATTATGGGTATACAGTTTTAATGACTTATGTTTCAAGATCCATTGTTAAAAATGGATTAGATAATAGAATTGGAATCTTTCACAAAAGCTTTAATAATCATTTTGCATTATCATCTGATGTAATGGAACCATTAAGACCAATTATTGATAAACTTGTTTATTCACACATTCAGTCATATGATAAAAAAGATTTTATGCTTTTCAAAAAAGATTTATTTTGCTTATTTGAAGAGAAAATTAAAGTAAATAACTCATTGTTAACAGTCAATGAATATATTGATAAACTAATTAAAAAAATGATTCTTAATGACATTAATATCGAGGAGTTTGTCATTGAATGAGAGTAG
- the cas2 gene encoding CRISPR-associated endonuclease Cas2: MRIILMYDIYNDENQKESANKFRKHIISLGYHMIQYSVYSKCIGSHTMYKYELNKVKSKLPNRANIRVLMVTEDQYKKIELLTGQKSYNKLISEEEKYIEI, encoded by the coding sequence ATGAGAATCATTTTAATGTACGACATTTATAATGATGAGAATCAAAAAGAATCGGCAAACAAGTTTAGAAAGCACATAATTTCTCTTGGATATCACATGATTCAATATTCAGTTTATTCAAAGTGCATTGGGTCTCATACAATGTATAAATATGAACTTAATAAAGTAAAAAGCAAATTACCAAACAGAGCGAATATAAGGGTTTTAATGGTAACAGAAGATCAATATAAGAAAATAGAACTTTTAACAGGTCAAAAGTCATACAATAAATTAATTAGTGAAGAGGAGAAATACATAGAAATTTAA